The proteins below come from a single Metarhizium brunneum chromosome 1, complete sequence genomic window:
- the acdS gene encoding 1-aminocyclopropane-1-carboxylate deaminase yields the protein MTAIETANMAALPKDFAAIPRLALTFSTPLLIEPLDRLTSHLGQGGEPSARVFACREDMNSGLGGGGGNKLRKLEYVLADAVAQTPRPEYLVTEGGIQSNHVRQVAAAAAKLGFKSVLVINDLVPERSHASDPHLSRSYNEHGNVHLTELMSAAREEHPGVTAKDLLDTKRGYWIPSGASTHPLGGLGYAKWAFDLVAREREMGLFFDSIVLSVMSGSTLGGMAAGFALVDELQKRAGGMPRQRRLIGVAAGPKPREDFVQLVSGIAETTGRRIGLEKHSLTGNAFEIDLRWHGDAYGRLDDTTRRYIKLAASTEGLVVDPVYSGKAFTGVCRMVEAGELRGNVLFVHTGGVLSLSAYPDMR from the exons ATGACGGCCATCGAGACTGCGAACATGGCCGCACTTCCCAAAGACTTCGCAGCCATTCCGCGGCTGGCACTAACTTTCTCGACACCTCTGTTGATCGAGCCTCTAGATCGCCTGACATCacaccttggccagggcggTGAACCTTCGGCACGCGTGTTTGCATGTCGCGAGGATATGAACAGCGGCCTaggaggcggcggtggcaATAAGCTGCGCAAGCTGGAGTACG TATTGGCCGACGCAGTAGCGCAAACTCCCCGGCCAGAATATCTCGTCACCGAAGGTGGGATCCAAAGCAACCATGTTCGCCAGGttgcggcagcagcggcgaaATTGGGCTTTAAATCCGTCTTGGTCATCAACGATCTCGTCCCTGAGAGAAGCCATGCTTCGGATCCCCATCTTAGTAGAAGCTACAACGAGCATGGAAATGTGCATTTAACGGAGCTCATGTCTGCAGCGCGTGAAGAACACCCCGGGGTAACGGCCAAGGACCTCCTAGATACGAAACGGGGATATTGGATCCCGTCTGGCGCGTCAACACATCCACTGGGGGGCCTGGGCTACGCCAAATGGGCATTTGACCTCGTGGCGAGGGAACGAGAAATGGGTCTGTTCTTTGACTCGATTGTTCTCTCAGTCATGTCCGGAAGTACGCTTGGCGGCATGGCCGCTGGCTTTGCGCTGGTAGACGAGCTTCAAAAACGAGCCGGCGGGATGCCACGCCAACGGCGGTTGATAGGCGTGGCAGCAGGCCCGAAGCCCAGGGAAGACTTTGTACAACTTGTTTCGGGGATTGCAGAAACCACTGGTCGGAGGATTGGGCTCGAAAAACATAGCCTCACAGGTAACGCTTTCGAAATCGATTTGCGATGGCATGGCGATGCGTATGGCAGGCTAGATGACACGACTAGGAGGTATATCAAGCTAGCGGCGAGCACTGAAGGACTAGTAGTTGATCCCGTCTACTCCGGGAAGGCTTTCACCGGCGTTTGCAGAATGGTAGAAGCAGGTGAGCTCCGGGGTAATGTTTTGTTCGTGCATACTGGCGGAGTGTTGAGTCTAAGCGCATACCCTGACATGAGATGA